The Dendropsophus ebraccatus isolate aDenEbr1 chromosome 10, aDenEbr1.pat, whole genome shotgun sequence genome has a segment encoding these proteins:
- the FKBP15 gene encoding FK506-binding protein 15 isoform X2 — protein sequence MDSMGSRASLGRQFWAIILLRRILLYISQQQPVTTVRIHPGFVLTVQPNNYAAFYDDQRQSWSVMFESETAAVEFSKQVCLAKCNSVPSMDAVISQDLLPGEGQAADVGDLMEVAYTGWLFQNQGIGQVFDSNVQKDKLLRLKLGSGKVIKGWEEGMTGMRKGGRRLLMIPPALAYGSQGLTGRIPSNATLIFEVEVKRMKQKEQAADRQSIGSRDSPVSITDSIPAESLPQPPTSVPPKPGDPDVRAKSNSISEQLANPDMAKAKLISRMAKMGQPMLPFLAGSSTPQPDSSDSEIEDPNTQRVSPHPAAPLPVRPTAQISHPPHIAAPVPQQQQPMAGLPASSAALLPVGHLPSQAAPAAGFQPYTGIQYTYPQNPTTQLQPVGHVYPAPVQQPAAYQASGDVTSFLMTEARQHSTEIRMAIGKVIDKIDTLASKVDTLQKENTTGASHLLPGISSITMESAMIMNNIQRIIQENERLKQEVLDKSSRIEEQNVKIGELINRNQRYVEQSNMLMEQRNDSLKTSSESSQAKMLHAMQEKAKVAEELAAATGQVSRLQLEVTAYQKKEMDLRTQLAASLQEAEKCRLELGSLQAQLIEVKETSEQTKRCAKTEKESRRTLELRLITMEEEISDLKIEKENLEKSLSERKKKSQQERQRAEEEQEELRRSFQEEIEGLRRQLKKSREQATAEQLSSRDRDEQKLLELQDQAAQLQPLKEKCAQLQSQVTSLNNQLREIRTRESDLLSAKDLAEAKLSRLQEGAAQLEPLRLKCAQLQNQVASLTEQLRDGHVTRDEGRPVSDPAEEVKKIMNGVFQSLRKEFDLEESYTGRAVLGTIMSTIKATTLQLLNKTPDEQPAGSSSEEEEEEEEEEAETAAQPEQHVPPPSLSVPTSVDQGQIEETPETKELVNGYPSQEAPKVSEVLEEEEEVVKVIEEDPDTPSALVHMISSDMPESSIVTPVEETRRESLQTRTTTSNDKVVSEPPPEVGVSEEDLKEDNHKSEELTPPVSKTNELEDEKLEDPPPLGSDEESGSPVPPKGKIPTRGPETQQKADASPTKGKTADVSLYESDEEDLFKAASPATKAKHDDEEEEEEVSMKGRPPPAPLFGDDDEDEDLDWLG from the exons ATGGACAGTATGGGAAGCAGGGCAAGTTTGGGGCGGCAGTTCTGGGCAATCATACTACTAAGGAG gatcctgctgtatatcagccagcagcagccggtcaccaccgTCAGGATACATCCTGGATTTGTGCTCACG GTCCAGCCTAATAACTACGCCGCCTTCTATGATGACCAGAGGCAGAGTTGGTCCGTCATGTTCGAGTCTGAAACGGCCGCTGTAGAATTCAGTAAACAG GTCTGCCTCGCCAAGTGTAACAGTGTCCCGTCTATGGACGCCGTGATCTCCCAGGATCTCCTCCCCGGGGAGGGACAAGCCGCAGATGTGGGAGACCTGATGGAAGTCGCCTACACAGGATGGTTGTTCCAGAACCAGGGGATCGGCCAG GTCTTTGACTCCAATGTTCAGAAGGATAAGCTGCTGCGGCTGAAGCTGGGCTCTGGTAAAGTGATAAAG GGCTGGGAGGAAGGAATGACGGGGATGAGGAAAGGGGGCCGAAGGCTTCTGATGATCCCCCCAGCGCTGGCATACGGTTCTCAGGGACTGACCGGCAGAATCCCCTCTAACGCCACCCTCATCTTCGAGGTGGAAGTGAAGCGG ATGAAGCAGAAGGAGCAGGCGGCGGACAGGCAAAGTATCGGCTCCCGTGATTCCCCAGTCTCCATTACAGACAGTATTCCCGCTGAGAGTCTTCCTCAGCCGCCAACATCTGTGCCACCTAAGCCTGG GGATCCAGACGTTCGTGCCAAGTCCAACTCCATTAGCGAGCAGCTGGCA AATCCAGATATGGCGAAGGCGAAGCTCATCTCCCGTATGGCAAAGATGGGTCAGCCAATGTTACCCTTCCTTGCGGGAAGTTCCACTCCACAGCCGGACTCCAGCGACTCTGAAATTGAG GACCCTAACACCCAGCGAGTCTCCCCACATCCGGCAGCTCCCCTCCCTGTCCGGCCCACAGCACAGATCAGCCACCCTCCTCATATAGCTGCCCCAG tccctcagcagcagcagccaatgGCCGGGCTCCCCGCCTCATCTGCCGCCCTTTTACCTGTCGGCCATCTTCCTTCTCAGGCCGCTCCAGCTGCTGGTTTTCAG CCGTACACTGGAATCCAGTATACATATCCACAGAACCCTACAACCCAGCTGCAGCCGGTGGGCCATGTGTACCCTGCACCCGTTCAGCAGCCAGCGGCTTATCAAG CCtcgggtgatgtcacttccttcctGATGACGGAAGCgcggcagcacagcactgagatCCGGATGGCCATTGGTAAAGTAATTGATAAGATAGACACCCTGGCCTCTAAG GTGGACACTCTGCAGAAGGAAAATACAACCGGAGCCTCACATCTCCTCCCAGGAATATCATCCATCACTATGGAAAGCGCCATGATCATGAATAATATCCAACGCATCATCCAG gAAAATGAACGCCTGAAGCAGGAAGTCCTAGATAAGAGCAGCCGCATAGAGGAGCAAAATGTGAAGATTGGGGAACTTATAAACCGCAACCAGAG GTATGTTGAACAGAGTAATATGCTAATGGAGCAGAGGAACGACTCACTGAAGACTTCATCTGAGAGCTCGCAAGCAAAGATGCTCCATGCCATGCAAGAAAAG GCCAAAGTAGCAGAAGAGCTGGCGGCTGCCACCGGGCAGGTGTCCCGCCTTcagctggaggtgacagcgtATCAGAAGAAGGAGATGGATCTAAGGACTCAGCTTGCAGCCTCCTTACAAGAAGCGGAGAAGTGTCGCCTGGAGCTTGGCTCCCTGCAGGCTCAGCTCATTG AGGTGAAAGAGACGTCAGAGCAGACCAAAAGATGCGCCAAAACTGAGAAGGAAAGCCGGCGGACCCTGGAGCTCAGACTGATCACCATGGAGGAGGAAATCTCCGATCTGAAGATAGAGAAGGAGAATCTTGAAAAG aGTCTGTCCGAGAGGAAGAAGAAGTCACAGCAAGAGCGTCAGCGAGCggaggaagagcaggaggagctacGGCGATCCTTCCAGGAGGAGATTGAGGGTCTGAGACGACAACTGAAGAAAAGCCGCGAGCAGGCCACCGCTGAGCAG CTGTCCTCCCGGGATCGCGATGAGCAGAAGCTGctggagctccaggatcaggccGCTCAGTTACAGCCCCTGAAGGAGAAG TGCGCCCAGTTACAGAGTCAGGTGACCTCTCTCAATAACCAACTCCGCGAAATCCGCACCAGAGAAAGTGAcctgctgtctgcaaaagacctGGCCGAGGCG AAACTCTCCCGTCTGCAGGAGGGGGCAGCACAGCTGGAGCCGCTGCGGCTGAAG tgtgcACAGCTTCAGAATCAGGTCGCATCACTGACCGAACAGCTGAGGGACGGACACGTGACCCGAGATGAAGGACGTCCGGTCAGCGATCCTGCCGAGGAG GTGAAGAAGATCATGAACGGAGTGTTCCAGTCCCTCAGGAAAGAGTTTGACTTGGAGGAGTCGTACACAGGCCGGGCAGTGCTGGGGACCATCATGAGCACCATAAAG GCGACCACACTACAGTTACTGAACAAAACTCCAGACGAGCAGCCTGCGGGCAGCAGcagtgaggaggaagaagaggaggaggaggaagaggccgAAACAGCAGCACAACCCGAGCAACATGTTCCTCCGCCAAGTCTGAGTGTGCCTACCTCAGTAGACCAAGGACAGATAGAGGAGACTCCGGAGACTAAAGAACTGGTCAACGGGTATCCGAGCCAAGAAGCACCCAAAGTATCGgaagtgctggaggaggaggaagaagtggtgaaGGTGATCGAGGAGGATCCGGACACCCCCTCTGCCCTGGTACACATGATCTCCAGCGATATGCCCGAGTCCAGTATTGTGACCCCTGTGGAGGAGACCCGCAGAGAATCTCTACAGACCAGGACCACCACCAGTAATGATAAAGTAGTCAGTGAACCTCCTCCAGAAGTTGGGGTGTCTGAGGAAGACCTGAAGGAAGACAATCATAAGTCTGAGGAGCTAACTCCTCCTGTATCCAAGACCAATGAACTGGAGGATGAGAAACTGGAAGATCCACCACCGCTTGGAAGCGATGAGGAAAGTGGCAGCCCTGTACCTCCAAAGGGAAAGATCCCTACCAGAGGTCCGGAGACCCAGCAGAAGGCTGACGCCAGCCCGACCAAGGGGAAGACGGCTGATGTCAG TCTGTATGAGTCTGATGAAGAGGATTTGTTCAAAGCCGCCTCTCCTGCGACCAAAGCAAAACACGATgacgaggaagaagaggaggaagta AGCATGAAGGGACGTCCTCCCCCGGCACCTCTCTTTGGAGATGACGATGAAGATGAGGACTTAGACTGGTTGGGGTAA
- the FKBP15 gene encoding FK506-binding protein 15 isoform X1 yields MFGPDEEDADFLSPSGGAKLASLFGMDQTVAAQGNESFQYTAPKQPKKGAVPAAGTKSPKPPGGGGAAPTVLYATAVHAYKYVNGQYGKQGKFGAAVLGNHTTKEYRILLYISQQQPVTTVRIHPGFVLTVQPNNYAAFYDDQRQSWSVMFESETAAVEFSKQVCLAKCNSVPSMDAVISQDLLPGEGQAADVGDLMEVAYTGWLFQNQGIGQVFDSNVQKDKLLRLKLGSGKVIKGWEEGMTGMRKGGRRLLMIPPALAYGSQGLTGRIPSNATLIFEVEVKRMKQKEQAADRQSIGSRDSPVSITDSIPAESLPQPPTSVPPKPGDPDVRAKSNSISEQLANPDMAKAKLISRMAKMGQPMLPFLAGSSTPQPDSSDSEIEDPNTQRVSPHPAAPLPVRPTAQISHPPHIAAPVPQQQQPMAGLPASSAALLPVGHLPSQAAPAAGFQPYTGIQYTYPQNPTTQLQPVGHVYPAPVQQPAAYQASGDVTSFLMTEARQHSTEIRMAIGKVIDKIDTLASKVDTLQKENTTGASHLLPGISSITMESAMIMNNIQRIIQENERLKQEVLDKSSRIEEQNVKIGELINRNQRYVEQSNMLMEQRNDSLKTSSESSQAKMLHAMQEKAKVAEELAAATGQVSRLQLEVTAYQKKEMDLRTQLAASLQEAEKCRLELGSLQAQLIEVKETSEQTKRCAKTEKESRRTLELRLITMEEEISDLKIEKENLEKSLSERKKKSQQERQRAEEEQEELRRSFQEEIEGLRRQLKKSREQATAEQLSSRDRDEQKLLELQDQAAQLQPLKEKCAQLQSQVTSLNNQLREIRTRESDLLSAKDLAEAKLSRLQEGAAQLEPLRLKCAQLQNQVASLTEQLRDGHVTRDEGRPVSDPAEEVKKIMNGVFQSLRKEFDLEESYTGRAVLGTIMSTIKATTLQLLNKTPDEQPAGSSSEEEEEEEEEEAETAAQPEQHVPPPSLSVPTSVDQGQIEETPETKELVNGYPSQEAPKVSEVLEEEEEVVKVIEEDPDTPSALVHMISSDMPESSIVTPVEETRRESLQTRTTTSNDKVVSEPPPEVGVSEEDLKEDNHKSEELTPPVSKTNELEDEKLEDPPPLGSDEESGSPVPPKGKIPTRGPETQQKADASPTKGKTADVSLYESDEEDLFKAASPATKAKHDDEEEEEEVSMKGRPPPAPLFGDDDEDEDLDWLG; encoded by the exons ATGTTTGGCCCGGACGAGGAAGATGCTGACTTTTTATCCCCTTCTGGAGG GGCCAAGCTGGCTTCTCTGTTCGGGATGGACCAGACGGTGGCCGCCCAGGGGAACGAATCCTTCCAGTACACCGCTCCGAAGCAGCCGAAGAAGGGCGCAGTGCCAGCCGCCG GTACAAAATCCCCCAAACCCCCCGGAGGCGGCGGAGCAGCCCCAACAGTGCTGTACGCCACAGCCGTGCACGCCTATAAATA TGTGAATGGACAGTATGGGAAGCAGGGCAAGTTTGGGGCGGCAGTTCTGGGCAATCATACTACTAAGGAG tacaggatcctgctgtatatcagccagcagcagccggtcaccaccgTCAGGATACATCCTGGATTTGTGCTCACG GTCCAGCCTAATAACTACGCCGCCTTCTATGATGACCAGAGGCAGAGTTGGTCCGTCATGTTCGAGTCTGAAACGGCCGCTGTAGAATTCAGTAAACAG GTCTGCCTCGCCAAGTGTAACAGTGTCCCGTCTATGGACGCCGTGATCTCCCAGGATCTCCTCCCCGGGGAGGGACAAGCCGCAGATGTGGGAGACCTGATGGAAGTCGCCTACACAGGATGGTTGTTCCAGAACCAGGGGATCGGCCAG GTCTTTGACTCCAATGTTCAGAAGGATAAGCTGCTGCGGCTGAAGCTGGGCTCTGGTAAAGTGATAAAG GGCTGGGAGGAAGGAATGACGGGGATGAGGAAAGGGGGCCGAAGGCTTCTGATGATCCCCCCAGCGCTGGCATACGGTTCTCAGGGACTGACCGGCAGAATCCCCTCTAACGCCACCCTCATCTTCGAGGTGGAAGTGAAGCGG ATGAAGCAGAAGGAGCAGGCGGCGGACAGGCAAAGTATCGGCTCCCGTGATTCCCCAGTCTCCATTACAGACAGTATTCCCGCTGAGAGTCTTCCTCAGCCGCCAACATCTGTGCCACCTAAGCCTGG GGATCCAGACGTTCGTGCCAAGTCCAACTCCATTAGCGAGCAGCTGGCA AATCCAGATATGGCGAAGGCGAAGCTCATCTCCCGTATGGCAAAGATGGGTCAGCCAATGTTACCCTTCCTTGCGGGAAGTTCCACTCCACAGCCGGACTCCAGCGACTCTGAAATTGAG GACCCTAACACCCAGCGAGTCTCCCCACATCCGGCAGCTCCCCTCCCTGTCCGGCCCACAGCACAGATCAGCCACCCTCCTCATATAGCTGCCCCAG tccctcagcagcagcagccaatgGCCGGGCTCCCCGCCTCATCTGCCGCCCTTTTACCTGTCGGCCATCTTCCTTCTCAGGCCGCTCCAGCTGCTGGTTTTCAG CCGTACACTGGAATCCAGTATACATATCCACAGAACCCTACAACCCAGCTGCAGCCGGTGGGCCATGTGTACCCTGCACCCGTTCAGCAGCCAGCGGCTTATCAAG CCtcgggtgatgtcacttccttcctGATGACGGAAGCgcggcagcacagcactgagatCCGGATGGCCATTGGTAAAGTAATTGATAAGATAGACACCCTGGCCTCTAAG GTGGACACTCTGCAGAAGGAAAATACAACCGGAGCCTCACATCTCCTCCCAGGAATATCATCCATCACTATGGAAAGCGCCATGATCATGAATAATATCCAACGCATCATCCAG gAAAATGAACGCCTGAAGCAGGAAGTCCTAGATAAGAGCAGCCGCATAGAGGAGCAAAATGTGAAGATTGGGGAACTTATAAACCGCAACCAGAG GTATGTTGAACAGAGTAATATGCTAATGGAGCAGAGGAACGACTCACTGAAGACTTCATCTGAGAGCTCGCAAGCAAAGATGCTCCATGCCATGCAAGAAAAG GCCAAAGTAGCAGAAGAGCTGGCGGCTGCCACCGGGCAGGTGTCCCGCCTTcagctggaggtgacagcgtATCAGAAGAAGGAGATGGATCTAAGGACTCAGCTTGCAGCCTCCTTACAAGAAGCGGAGAAGTGTCGCCTGGAGCTTGGCTCCCTGCAGGCTCAGCTCATTG AGGTGAAAGAGACGTCAGAGCAGACCAAAAGATGCGCCAAAACTGAGAAGGAAAGCCGGCGGACCCTGGAGCTCAGACTGATCACCATGGAGGAGGAAATCTCCGATCTGAAGATAGAGAAGGAGAATCTTGAAAAG aGTCTGTCCGAGAGGAAGAAGAAGTCACAGCAAGAGCGTCAGCGAGCggaggaagagcaggaggagctacGGCGATCCTTCCAGGAGGAGATTGAGGGTCTGAGACGACAACTGAAGAAAAGCCGCGAGCAGGCCACCGCTGAGCAG CTGTCCTCCCGGGATCGCGATGAGCAGAAGCTGctggagctccaggatcaggccGCTCAGTTACAGCCCCTGAAGGAGAAG TGCGCCCAGTTACAGAGTCAGGTGACCTCTCTCAATAACCAACTCCGCGAAATCCGCACCAGAGAAAGTGAcctgctgtctgcaaaagacctGGCCGAGGCG AAACTCTCCCGTCTGCAGGAGGGGGCAGCACAGCTGGAGCCGCTGCGGCTGAAG tgtgcACAGCTTCAGAATCAGGTCGCATCACTGACCGAACAGCTGAGGGACGGACACGTGACCCGAGATGAAGGACGTCCGGTCAGCGATCCTGCCGAGGAG GTGAAGAAGATCATGAACGGAGTGTTCCAGTCCCTCAGGAAAGAGTTTGACTTGGAGGAGTCGTACACAGGCCGGGCAGTGCTGGGGACCATCATGAGCACCATAAAG GCGACCACACTACAGTTACTGAACAAAACTCCAGACGAGCAGCCTGCGGGCAGCAGcagtgaggaggaagaagaggaggaggaggaagaggccgAAACAGCAGCACAACCCGAGCAACATGTTCCTCCGCCAAGTCTGAGTGTGCCTACCTCAGTAGACCAAGGACAGATAGAGGAGACTCCGGAGACTAAAGAACTGGTCAACGGGTATCCGAGCCAAGAAGCACCCAAAGTATCGgaagtgctggaggaggaggaagaagtggtgaaGGTGATCGAGGAGGATCCGGACACCCCCTCTGCCCTGGTACACATGATCTCCAGCGATATGCCCGAGTCCAGTATTGTGACCCCTGTGGAGGAGACCCGCAGAGAATCTCTACAGACCAGGACCACCACCAGTAATGATAAAGTAGTCAGTGAACCTCCTCCAGAAGTTGGGGTGTCTGAGGAAGACCTGAAGGAAGACAATCATAAGTCTGAGGAGCTAACTCCTCCTGTATCCAAGACCAATGAACTGGAGGATGAGAAACTGGAAGATCCACCACCGCTTGGAAGCGATGAGGAAAGTGGCAGCCCTGTACCTCCAAAGGGAAAGATCCCTACCAGAGGTCCGGAGACCCAGCAGAAGGCTGACGCCAGCCCGACCAAGGGGAAGACGGCTGATGTCAG TCTGTATGAGTCTGATGAAGAGGATTTGTTCAAAGCCGCCTCTCCTGCGACCAAAGCAAAACACGATgacgaggaagaagaggaggaagta AGCATGAAGGGACGTCCTCCCCCGGCACCTCTCTTTGGAGATGACGATGAAGATGAGGACTTAGACTGGTTGGGGTAA
- the SLC31A1 gene encoding high affinity copper uptake protein 1, whose amino-acid sequence MSHDHHSMTTPDPHSGHHHPTTTGHHHGGEGSGGGGSMHMMHMSFYFGYENVELLFSGLVINTPGEMAGAFVAVFLLAMLYEGLKISRESLLRKSQVSIRYNSMPVPGPNGTTLMETHKTVGQQMLSLPHLFQTFLHVIQVVISYFLMLIFMSYNAYLCIAVAAGAGTGYFLFSWKKAVVVDITEHCH is encoded by the exons ATGTCCCACGACCACCATTCCATGACCACGCCCGACCCCCACAGTGGTCACCACCATCCCACCACAACCGGGCACCATCACGGAGGAGAAGGCAGCGGAGGAGGTGGATCTATGCACATGATG CACATGTCCTTTTATTTTGGATATGAGAACGTGGAGCTTCTGTTCTCGGGGCTGGTGATCAATACTCCGGGAG AGATGGCGGGGGCCTTCGTGGCCGTCTTTCTGCTTGCAATGTTGTACGAGGGGCTGAAGATCTCACGGGAATCTCTGCTCAGGAAGTCACAAGTCAGTATCCGTTATAACTCCATGCCGGTACCAGGACCCAACGGCACCACCCTGATGGAGACTCACAAGACCGTAGG ACAACAGATGCTGAGCCTCCCCCACCTCTTTCAGACTTTTCTCCATGTCATCCAAGTAGTGATCAGCTACTTCCTCATGTTAATATTCATGAGCTACAACGCCTACCTGTGTATTGCAGTGGCAGCCGGAGCCGGCACCGGCTACTTCCTCTTCAGCTGGAAGAAGGCGGTGGTGGTGGACATAACCGAACATTGCCATTAA